The nucleotide window CACGTGATGCTTTTGTATCCCCTGATTATGAGTCGCTGGCGGCATTGCCAGCGGGGAGTGTAGTAGGGACTTCAAGTTTGCGGCGCGAGGCGATGGTGCGGGCCCGCTATCCGCACCTTAAGGTGCAACCTTTGCGCGGCAATTTGGATACGCGCTTACGTAAACTAGACGAGGGTGAATATGCGGCGATTATTGTCGCTGCTGCGGGTTTAATCCGCCTTGATTTGACTGAGCGCATACGCGAGGCGCTGGAGCCAACCGAGAGTTTGCCAGCGGCTGGACAGGGTGCGTTGGGGCTTGAAATTTGCGCTGATCAGGCGCAAGTTGAAGCCTGGCTTGCGCCGTTGCATCATAATCGCACAGCATTTTCAGTCGAGGCCGAACGGGCGGTGTCCGGTGCGCTGGGCGGAAGTTGTGAGGTGCCGTTGGCTGCTTTTGCTAAATGGGACGGCGAGATTTTGTCTTTAAAGGCGCATCTTGCCATGCCGGATGGGTGCCAGCAGGTGTTTGCACAAGGGCAGGCAAGCCCAGCTACGCTGGCGCAGGCCAGCGCGCTTGGCCGGAGCGTTGCCGCTGAGCTAGTCAAGCAGGGCGCGCATAAAATTATGCAAGCACTGGGCTTACAAGTCCCCGCTGAGGTATATGATGGGGATCTACGCGCGTGAACGTAGTAGGGGATAACCTTGCGCTATGCGATGGCCTCTAAATAGGTTTAGGCGATGACGCGTACCGCTGTGCTGACCCGCTCGCGCGGGCAATCCGTTAGCTTGTTGCAGACCTTGACTACAGCTGGCATGGAGGCTTTTGAGTTTCCTTTAATCGAGCTTGCAGCAGCACCTGACAATACGCTGCTGGTTCAAGTATTTGCTGCGCTTAAGCGATTCGCATTGGTGATTTTTGTGTCGCCAGCGGCGATTGATTTT belongs to Mycoavidus sp. B2-EB and includes:
- the hemC gene encoding hydroxymethylbilane synthase encodes the protein MHFKSTSFDAPKTLVIASRQSRLALWQAQYVSDALQKLYPEARIEILGMTTRGDQILDRALSKVGGKGLFVKELEYALADGRAQLAVHSLKDVPMVLPAGFKLAAILERADPRDAFVSPDYESLAALPAGSVVGTSSLRREAMVRARYPHLKVQPLRGNLDTRLRKLDEGEYAAIIVAAAGLIRLDLTERIREALEPTESLPAAGQGALGLEICADQAQVEAWLAPLHHNRTAFSVEAERAVSGALGGSCEVPLAAFAKWDGEILSLKAHLAMPDGCQQVFAQGQASPATLAQASALGRSVAAELVKQGAHKIMQALGLQVPAEVYDGDLRA